A stretch of the Equus caballus isolate H_3958 breed thoroughbred chromosome X, TB-T2T, whole genome shotgun sequence genome encodes the following:
- the LOC138921732 gene encoding paraneoplastic antigen Ma6E-like isoform X2, which produces MVMPLVMLQDWCRWSGANAQRSLLILGIPEDCEDREFQEAVRAALWPLGRYRVLGNVFRKELGFRVALVEFTEYLNRSLVPRQIPGKGALWDVFFLPQGPDSESRDRPNFPAQPQRQAVAGRAGVARAAGEEAAAGEEAAAGEEGAEGEAGAGEEAGSSDEEGAAGDTGVAGVVASVGMAGAAAEPEAPGEEGAAGVSEAGAPEEAGTASEAVTAGEDGAEDVARAVGEEEATGEEEAGSEEEAEGEAGAGEEAGSSDEEGAAGDTGVAGMVASVSMAGAAGEAGAAGEEEVGDVARAAGEEEATGEAGAPSEEEAAGEEEAEGEEEAEGEEEAEGEAGAGEEAGSSDEEGNAGDTGVAGVAGSVSMAGAAAEAEAPGDEGAAGVARAINEAAARSQHWRQTLQPLLDAMAYRVLRRFSGVEEPGCGEESFESWLHHANDTLYLWCLMSERERRRRLVESLGGPALDLMCGLLEENPDTPAQDCLAALACEDAARTHEDCLPANEVTTEGTPVTAEESKPSPPKEDTTLAALSKQDTAEAAPAREVADGAVPVTVDRGEAAPDPHDAAQAAWAREDAAQAALTCEDTADAAPAREEADEAAPDTHDAAVAAPAPEETTESSSATGEGENVPTRAGLGQAGHSGAPGGPTPAQTVSASGAGPGGPGSNPEGLAQVGDQEAEQTPKEGLIQEEPGNQDGAEEMSRPESSSGK; this is translated from the coding sequence ATGGTGATGCCACTGGTGATGCTGCAGGACTGGTGCAGGTGGAGTGGCGCAAACGCACAGCGCTCCCTGCTCATCCTGGGCATCCCGGAGGACTGCGAGGACCGGGAATTCCAGGAGGCCGtgcgggctgccctgtggcccctgGGCAGGTACCGAGTGCTGGGCAACGTCTTCAGAAAGGAGCTCGGGTTCAGGGTCGCTTTGGTGGAGTTCACTGAGTATTTAAATCGAAGTTTGGTCCCCCGACAGATACCAGGCAAGGGGGCACTCTGGGATGTgttcttcctgccccagggccctgatTCTGAGTCACGGGATAGACCCAATTTCCCTGCACAGCCCCAGAGGCAAGCAGTGGCTGGCAGGGCAGGTGTGGCCAGagctgcaggggaggaggcagctgcaggggaggaggcagctgcaggggaggagggagctgagggtgaggcaggagctggagaggaagcaggatcCTCAGATGAAGAGGGAGCTGCCGGGGACACAGGAGTTGCAGGCGTGGTAGCATCTGTGGGCATGGCAGGAGCTGCAGCTGAGCCAGAGGCTCCAGGTGAGGAAGGAGCTGCAGGTGTGTCTGAGGCAGGGGCCCCAGAGGAGGCAGGAACTGCCAGTGAGGCAGTCACTGCAGGCGAGGATGGAGCTGAAGATGTGGCAAGAGCTGTGGGTGAGGAAGAAGCCACAGGTGAGGAAGAAGCTGGGagtgaggaggaagctgagggcgaggcaggagctggagaggaagcaggatcGTCAGATGAAGAGGGAGCTGCAGGGGACACAGGAGTTGCAGGCATGGTCGCATCTGTGAGCATGGCAGGAGCTGCAGGTGAGGCGGGAGCGGCAGGTGAGGAGGAAGTTGGAGATGTGGCAAGAGCTGCGGGTGAGGAAGAAGCCACAGGTGAGGCAGGAGCCCCAAGTGAGGAAGAAGCCGCaggtgaggaggaagctgagggtgaggaggaagctgagggcgaggaggaagctgagggcgaggcaggagctggagaggaagcaggatcGTCAGATGAAGAGGGAAACGCAGGGGACACAGGTGTTGCAGGCGTGGCAGGATCTGTGAGCATGGCAGGAGCTGCAGCTGAGGCGGAGGCTCCAGGTGACGAAGGAGCTGCAGGTGTGGCAAGAGCCATCAACGAGGCAGCAGCCCGGAGCCAGCACTGGCGGCAGACGTTGCAGCCTCTGCTCGATGCTATGGCCTACCGGGTACTGAGAAGGTTTTCTGGGGTGGAAGAGCCGGGCTGTGGAGAAGAGTCTTTTGAGAGCTGGCTGCACCATGCCAACGACACGCTGTACCTGTGGTGCCTCAtgtcagagagggagaggaggaggagactggTGGAGAGCTTGGGCGGCCCCGCGCTGGATCTCATGTGCGGCCTCCTGGAGGAAAATCCCGACACCCCTGCGCAGGACTGCCTGGCCGCGCTGGCCTGTGAAGATGCTGCCCGGACCCATGAAGATTGCCTCCCAGCCAATGAGGTCACCACTGAGGGCACCCCTGTCACTGCAGAAGAAAGCAAGCCTTCCCCACCCAAGGAAGATACCACCCTGGCTGCCCTTTCCAAGCAAGACACAGCCGAGGCTGCCCCGGCACGTGAAGTGGCCGATGGGGCAGTTCCTGTCACAGTCGACCGTGGAGAGGCTGCTCCTGACCCCCATGATGCTGCCCAGGCCGCCTGGGCTCGTGAAGATGCTGCCCAGGCCGCCCTGACCTGTGAAGACACCGCTGACGCTGCCCCGGCCCGTGAAGAGGCCGATGAGGCAGCTCCTGACACCCATGATGCTGCCGTGGCAGCCCCTGCCCCTGAGGAGACCACCGAGTCCTCTTCTGCCACTGGGGAAGGTGAAAATGTTCCTACTCGTGCGGGGCTAGGTCAGGCAGGACACTCGGGGGCCCCCGGGGGCCCCACCCCTGCTCAAACGGTCAGTGCTTCTGGGGCGGGCCCAGGAGGTCCTGGCAGTAACCCGGAAGGCCTCGCCCAGGTGGGAGACCAGGAGGCCGAGCAGACCCCCAAGGAGGGGCTCATCCAGGAGGAGCCAGGAAACCAGGACGGGGCTGAGGAGATGAGCCGCCCCGAGTCCTCCTCGGGCAAGTAG
- the LOC138921732 gene encoding paraneoplastic antigen Ma6E-like isoform X1 has product MPQIGKRRGPHCESPCTPVQSLLAALRSSVMVMPLVMLQDWCRWSGANAQRSLLILGIPEDCEDREFQEAVRAALWPLGRYRVLGNVFRKELGFRVALVEFTEYLNRSLVPRQIPGKGALWDVFFLPQGPDSESRDRPNFPAQPQRQAVAGRAGVARAAGEEAAAGEEAAAGEEGAEGEAGAGEEAGSSDEEGAAGDTGVAGVVASVGMAGAAAEPEAPGEEGAAGVSEAGAPEEAGTASEAVTAGEDGAEDVARAVGEEEATGEEEAGSEEEAEGEAGAGEEAGSSDEEGAAGDTGVAGMVASVSMAGAAGEAGAAGEEEVGDVARAAGEEEATGEAGAPSEEEAAGEEEAEGEEEAEGEEEAEGEAGAGEEAGSSDEEGNAGDTGVAGVAGSVSMAGAAAEAEAPGDEGAAGVARAINEAAARSQHWRQTLQPLLDAMAYRVLRRFSGVEEPGCGEESFESWLHHANDTLYLWCLMSERERRRRLVESLGGPALDLMCGLLEENPDTPAQDCLAALACEDAARTHEDCLPANEVTTEGTPVTAEESKPSPPKEDTTLAALSKQDTAEAAPAREVADGAVPVTVDRGEAAPDPHDAAQAAWAREDAAQAALTCEDTADAAPAREEADEAAPDTHDAAVAAPAPEETTESSSATGEGENVPTRAGLGQAGHSGAPGGPTPAQTVSASGAGPGGPGSNPEGLAQVGDQEAEQTPKEGLIQEEPGNQDGAEEMSRPESSSGK; this is encoded by the exons ATGCCCCAAATTGGAAAAC GCCGAGGCCCACACTGCGAGAGTCCGTGCACGCCCGTCCAGTCCCTTCTGGCCGCCCTCAGGTCCTCAGTGATGGTGATGCCACTGGTGATGCTGCAGGACTGGTGCAGGTGGAGTGGCGCAAACGCACAGCGCTCCCTGCTCATCCTGGGCATCCCGGAGGACTGCGAGGACCGGGAATTCCAGGAGGCCGtgcgggctgccctgtggcccctgGGCAGGTACCGAGTGCTGGGCAACGTCTTCAGAAAGGAGCTCGGGTTCAGGGTCGCTTTGGTGGAGTTCACTGAGTATTTAAATCGAAGTTTGGTCCCCCGACAGATACCAGGCAAGGGGGCACTCTGGGATGTgttcttcctgccccagggccctgatTCTGAGTCACGGGATAGACCCAATTTCCCTGCACAGCCCCAGAGGCAAGCAGTGGCTGGCAGGGCAGGTGTGGCCAGagctgcaggggaggaggcagctgcaggggaggaggcagctgcaggggaggagggagctgagggtgaggcaggagctggagaggaagcaggatcCTCAGATGAAGAGGGAGCTGCCGGGGACACAGGAGTTGCAGGCGTGGTAGCATCTGTGGGCATGGCAGGAGCTGCAGCTGAGCCAGAGGCTCCAGGTGAGGAAGGAGCTGCAGGTGTGTCTGAGGCAGGGGCCCCAGAGGAGGCAGGAACTGCCAGTGAGGCAGTCACTGCAGGCGAGGATGGAGCTGAAGATGTGGCAAGAGCTGTGGGTGAGGAAGAAGCCACAGGTGAGGAAGAAGCTGGGagtgaggaggaagctgagggcgaggcaggagctggagaggaagcaggatcGTCAGATGAAGAGGGAGCTGCAGGGGACACAGGAGTTGCAGGCATGGTCGCATCTGTGAGCATGGCAGGAGCTGCAGGTGAGGCGGGAGCGGCAGGTGAGGAGGAAGTTGGAGATGTGGCAAGAGCTGCGGGTGAGGAAGAAGCCACAGGTGAGGCAGGAGCCCCAAGTGAGGAAGAAGCCGCaggtgaggaggaagctgagggtgaggaggaagctgagggcgaggaggaagctgagggcgaggcaggagctggagaggaagcaggatcGTCAGATGAAGAGGGAAACGCAGGGGACACAGGTGTTGCAGGCGTGGCAGGATCTGTGAGCATGGCAGGAGCTGCAGCTGAGGCGGAGGCTCCAGGTGACGAAGGAGCTGCAGGTGTGGCAAGAGCCATCAACGAGGCAGCAGCCCGGAGCCAGCACTGGCGGCAGACGTTGCAGCCTCTGCTCGATGCTATGGCCTACCGGGTACTGAGAAGGTTTTCTGGGGTGGAAGAGCCGGGCTGTGGAGAAGAGTCTTTTGAGAGCTGGCTGCACCATGCCAACGACACGCTGTACCTGTGGTGCCTCAtgtcagagagggagaggaggaggagactggTGGAGAGCTTGGGCGGCCCCGCGCTGGATCTCATGTGCGGCCTCCTGGAGGAAAATCCCGACACCCCTGCGCAGGACTGCCTGGCCGCGCTGGCCTGTGAAGATGCTGCCCGGACCCATGAAGATTGCCTCCCAGCCAATGAGGTCACCACTGAGGGCACCCCTGTCACTGCAGAAGAAAGCAAGCCTTCCCCACCCAAGGAAGATACCACCCTGGCTGCCCTTTCCAAGCAAGACACAGCCGAGGCTGCCCCGGCACGTGAAGTGGCCGATGGGGCAGTTCCTGTCACAGTCGACCGTGGAGAGGCTGCTCCTGACCCCCATGATGCTGCCCAGGCCGCCTGGGCTCGTGAAGATGCTGCCCAGGCCGCCCTGACCTGTGAAGACACCGCTGACGCTGCCCCGGCCCGTGAAGAGGCCGATGAGGCAGCTCCTGACACCCATGATGCTGCCGTGGCAGCCCCTGCCCCTGAGGAGACCACCGAGTCCTCTTCTGCCACTGGGGAAGGTGAAAATGTTCCTACTCGTGCGGGGCTAGGTCAGGCAGGACACTCGGGGGCCCCCGGGGGCCCCACCCCTGCTCAAACGGTCAGTGCTTCTGGGGCGGGCCCAGGAGGTCCTGGCAGTAACCCGGAAGGCCTCGCCCAGGTGGGAGACCAGGAGGCCGAGCAGACCCCCAAGGAGGGGCTCATCCAGGAGGAGCCAGGAAACCAGGACGGGGCTGAGGAGATGAGCCGCCCCGAGTCCTCCTCGGGCAAGTAG